In Kryptolebias marmoratus isolate JLee-2015 linkage group LG20, ASM164957v2, whole genome shotgun sequence, a genomic segment contains:
- the imp3 gene encoding U3 small nucleolar ribonucleoprotein protein IMP3, with translation MVRKLKYHEQKLLKKVDFINWEVDNNLHEVKVLRKFHIEKREDYTKYNKLSRNIRDLVQKIRDLDEKDGFRAQSTHRLLEKLYGIGLIPTRQNLALTEKVTASSFCRRRLPCIMLTLRMAQNLKTAITFIEQGHVRVGPDVVTDPAFLVTRNLEDFVTWVDSSKIKQHVMNYNDERDDFDLVA, from the exons ATGGTCCGTAAGCTGAAATACCATGAgcagaagctgctgaagaaggtGGACTTCATCAACTGGGAGGTGGACAACAACCTCCACGAGGTGAAGGTGTTGCGGAAGTTCCACATCGAGAAGCGCGAGGACTACACCAA aTACAACAAGCTGAGTCGTAACATCAGAGATCTGGTGCAGAAAATCAGAGACCTGGATGAGAAGGATGGTTTCAGAGCTCAGAGCACGCACCGGTTATTAGAAAAACT GTACGGCATCGGCCTCATCCCCACCAGACAGAATCTGGCCCTGACAGAGAAAGTCACAGCTTCCTCATTTTGCAG gaggCGGCTGCCCTGCATTATGTTGACCCTTCGTATGGCTCAGAATCTGAAGACCGCCATTACTTTCATCGAACAAGGAC ATGTGCGTGTCGGCCCAGATGTTGTCACAGATCCAGCTTTTCTAGTCACAAG aaATCTGGAAGATTTTGTCACGTGGGTGGACTCCTCAAAGATCAAGCAGCATGTCATGAATTATAATGACGAG AGGGATGATTTTGACCTGGTGGCCTAA